The Arachis hypogaea cultivar Tifrunner chromosome 14, arahy.Tifrunner.gnm2.J5K5, whole genome shotgun sequence genome has a segment encoding these proteins:
- the LOC114925213 gene encoding uncharacterized protein — protein sequence MSDRQKGLTRAVSEYFPNSWHRHCSKHLLNNFKAKYPLLILQDLFWMAVKALNEFLFKKKMEKMKIFDNDAYQYLMDIPLHTWSTHAFYTNHKSPHITNNVCESFNAWIDNLRSMSVLKLVDGLRVKIMMRFYTQFSSTASWSYNVGPRIATEINKTTEDARYCKVKPAGGHRYEVYDGFTRFPVNLVLHTCECKAWQISGLPYKHGAAAIIYIRGKVENYCDAYYHKDKYIIAYSGLHSPLPDLDTLDDTDVLPPPLRRLPGRPRKSRIREKDEDAPSNARRISTKISASESQTSMIKQTQQHASAQAKAKSQLQAKQIKRDIRKDKLLRRNSLNLTIQ from the exons ATGAGTGATAGACAAAag GGATTGACACGTGCAGTTTCTGAGTACTTTCCAAATTCATGGCATAGACATTGTAGTAAGCATTTGTTGAATAATTTCAAAGCAAAATATCCATTATTGATCTTACAAGATCTTTTTTGGATGGCTGTCAAAGCTCTAAatgaatttctttttaaaaagaaaatggaaaagatGAAAATATTTGATAATGATGCCTACCAATATTTGATGGATATCCCATTACACACTTGGTCTACACATGCATTTTACACAAATCATAAAAGTCCACATATTACTAATAATGTATGTGAGTCGTTTAATGCTTGGATAGACAACTTGAGAAGCATGAGTGTGTTGAAATTAGTGGATGGGCTAAGAGTCAAAATCATGATGAGATTCTACACACAGTTTTCTTCTACTGCATCTTGGTCATATAATGTTGGACCAAGAATTGcaactgaaataaataaaactacTGAAGATGCAAGATATTGCAAAGTAAAACCTGCTGGTGGACATCGATATGAAGTATATGATGGTTTTACAAGATTCCCTGTGAATTTAGTATTGCATACATGTGAATGCAAAGCATGGCAAATAAGTGGGTTGCCATACAAACATGGTGCGGCGGCCATTATTTACATACGGGGAAAAGTGGAGAATTATTGTGATGCATATTACCACAAAGATAAGTACATCATAGCTTATTCTGGACTACACAGTCCCTTACCAGATCTGGATACTTTGGATGATACAGATGTGCTTCCACCACCATTGCGTAGACTTCCGGGGAGGCCAAGAAAAAGTAGGATAAGGGAAAAAGATGAAGATGCACCATCAAATGCAAGGAGAATTTCAACA AAAATTTCAGCAAGTGAATCACAAACTTCAATGATAAAACAAACTCAACAACATGCTTCAGCACAGGCCAAAGCAAAGTCACAACTACAAGCCAAACAAATAAAAAGG GATATTAGGAAAGATAAACTTCTTAGAAGGAATTCTTTAAATTTGACAATTCAATGA